One genomic window of Kaistia geumhonensis includes the following:
- a CDS encoding TIGR01459 family HAD-type hydrolase: MANLSSPPPVPGLSALADSYDVVLCDVWGVVHNGVTSFPEARAALRAYRQGGGTVVLITNAPRTSHFIVEQLGVLGVERDAFDDIVTSGDVTRALLAERGPVRFHHIGLERDLTLYEGLALTRVAPDEAEVVSCTGLRNDLVETPADYEAELAALAARDLPFVCANPDIVVERGHQLVYCAGALAARYAELGGQTFVAGKPHAPIYDAALERAARILGRPVARERVLAIGDGAPTDLTGAVRQNLDVLFVTGGIHSGHFGPVDQPDAGAVHRFLDTEKLGARAFIPGLRW; this comes from the coding sequence GCCCTCGCCGACTCCTATGATGTCGTGCTCTGCGACGTCTGGGGCGTCGTGCACAACGGCGTCACGTCCTTTCCCGAGGCGCGCGCGGCGCTGAGGGCTTATCGTCAGGGCGGCGGCACGGTGGTCCTGATCACCAATGCGCCGCGCACCAGCCATTTCATCGTCGAACAGCTTGGCGTGCTCGGCGTCGAGCGGGATGCCTTCGACGACATCGTGACCTCGGGCGACGTGACGCGCGCCCTGCTCGCCGAGCGCGGCCCGGTCCGCTTCCACCATATCGGCCTCGAGCGCGATCTGACGCTCTACGAGGGCCTCGCGCTCACCCGCGTCGCGCCGGACGAGGCCGAGGTCGTGAGCTGCACCGGCCTGCGCAACGACCTTGTCGAGACGCCGGCCGACTACGAGGCGGAACTCGCGGCGCTCGCCGCGCGCGACCTGCCCTTCGTCTGCGCCAATCCCGATATCGTGGTCGAGCGCGGCCACCAGCTCGTCTATTGCGCCGGCGCGCTGGCGGCCCGCTATGCGGAGCTTGGTGGCCAGACCTTCGTCGCCGGCAAGCCGCATGCGCCGATCTATGACGCGGCGCTCGAGCGCGCGGCGCGCATTCTCGGTCGCCCCGTCGCCCGCGAGCGCGTGCTCGCGATCGGCGACGGCGCGCCCACCGACCTCACCGGTGCCGTGCGTCAGAATCTCGACGTTCTCTTCGTGACCGGCGGCATCCATTCCGGCCATTTCGGCCCGGTCGACCAGCCCGATGCCGGCGCCGTGCATCGCTTCCTCGATACGGAAAAGCTCGGGGCCCGCGCGTTCATTCCGGGGCTGCGCTGGTGA
- a CDS encoding bifunctional riboflavin kinase/FAD synthetase, protein MLKAAPLIGLDAVPTPMKGAVLAIGNFDGMHRGHHELFAAARREADRRGCAALLLTFEPHPRSVLRPGEPVFRLTPLPAKAQLAAALDLDGVVVARFDKAFAAMSAGDFVRQVLVERLAVSAVIVGHDFQFGHDRLGSPEFLAAAGREHGFATSIVDAVTDAAGVPYSASRIRRLLREADIRIANAELGYRWFVNGDVQHGDKRGRELGYPTANIRLEADCDLALGIYAVTLTRADGTMLPGVASYGRRPTFDNGAVLLEVHIFDFAGDLYGETVRVALHAFLRGEERFTSIEALIEQMDRDSLAARAILGSDGPGSPIDLRLAGGARLAGAEGIA, encoded by the coding sequence ATGCTGAAGGCAGCGCCCCTGATAGGGCTCGACGCGGTTCCGACGCCGATGAAGGGCGCGGTGCTGGCGATCGGCAATTTCGACGGCATGCATCGCGGCCATCACGAGCTGTTCGCCGCCGCCCGCCGCGAGGCCGACCGGCGCGGCTGCGCGGCCCTGCTCCTCACCTTCGAGCCTCACCCCCGATCCGTGCTGCGTCCGGGCGAGCCGGTGTTCCGCCTGACGCCGCTGCCTGCCAAGGCGCAGCTCGCGGCCGCGCTCGATCTCGACGGCGTCGTCGTCGCGCGATTCGACAAGGCCTTCGCGGCGATGAGCGCCGGCGATTTCGTCCGCCAGGTGCTGGTCGAGCGGCTGGCCGTTTCGGCCGTGATCGTCGGCCACGATTTCCAGTTCGGCCACGACCGGCTCGGTTCGCCGGAGTTCCTCGCCGCCGCAGGGCGCGAGCATGGCTTCGCCACGTCGATCGTCGATGCGGTGACCGACGCCGCGGGCGTTCCCTATTCGGCAAGCCGCATCCGCCGGTTGCTGCGCGAGGCCGACATCCGCATCGCCAATGCCGAGCTCGGCTATCGCTGGTTCGTCAACGGCGACGTGCAGCACGGCGACAAGCGCGGCCGGGAACTCGGCTATCCGACCGCCAATATCCGCCTCGAAGCCGATTGCGACCTCGCGCTCGGAATCTACGCCGTGACGCTGACCCGTGCCGACGGCACCATGCTGCCCGGCGTCGCCAGCTATGGCCGGCGGCCGACCTTCGACAACGGCGCGGTGCTGCTCGAGGTGCACATCTTCGACTTTGCCGGGGACCTCTATGGCGAGACGGTGCGCGTCGCGCTCCATGCCTTCCTTCGCGGCGAAGAGCGGTTCACCTCCATCGAGGCGCTGATCGAGCAGATGGACCGCGATTCGCTGGCGGCGCGGGCGATTCTCGGCTCCGATGGACCGGGCTCGCCCATCGATCTCCGCCTCGCCGGCGGGGCGCGCCTTGCCGGAGCCGAGGGGATCGCCTAG